In the genome of Methanobrevibacter arboriphilus JCM 13429 = DSM 1125, the window TTTGGTAGAGAGAGAATACCTGAAAGAGTTGTTCATGCTAAAGGAACTGGAGCATATGGATATTTTGAAGTTACAAACGACCTTTCAAAATATACAAGAGCTAAATTCTTATCTGAAATTGGTAAAAAAACAGAAGTTTTTATACGATTTTCTACAGTAGGTGGGGAAAAAGGTTCAGCTGATGCAAAAAGAGACCCTCGTGGAACAGCTATGAAATTTTATACAGAAGAAGGGAATTATGATCTTGTTGGGAATAATACTCCAATATTTTTTATTAGAGATTCAATAAAATTCCCAGACTTTATACATACACAAAAAAGAAACCCTCAAAACAATTTACCTGATGCTGATATGTTTTGGGATTTCATGTCACTTACACCAGAATCTATACACCAAGCAACTTTTCTATTTACTGATAGAGGAACTCCATTAAATTTTAGACACATGGATTGTTTTGGAAGCCATTCATTCATGTGGTATAATGAGAAAAATGAATATGTTTGGGTAAAATACCATTTCAAAACAGCACAAGGGATAAAAAACTTTACAAATGATGAAGCTGTTAAAATGTGTGGTGAAAATCCAGATCATGCAGTAGAAGACTTGTTTGAAGCTATTGAAAATGAAAATTATCCAGAATGGAATGTTTATGTTCAAATAATGAAACCAGAAGAAGCAGAAGAATATAAATTTGATCCATTCGATGTAACAAAAGTGTGGTTCCATGGTGATTATCCTTTAATACCTCTTGGAAAGCTAGTTTTAAATAAAAATCCAGAAAACTTCTTTGCTGAAGTTGAACAAGTAGCTTTCGCACCTTCAAATTTTGTTCCAGGAATTGGTCCTTCTCCAGATAGATTATTACAAGGAAGATTATTTTCTTATGAAGATACACAAAGACACAGATTAGGCCCAAATCATCATCAAATTCCAGTAAACAGACCTAAAAATGCGGATGTCAATAGTTATCAAAGAGATGGACCTATGACAGTTGATGAAAATGGTGGAAAAGGCCCTAATTACTATCCAAATTCTTTTGGAGGAGCAGAACCAGATGAAACAGTAACCCCACCAACTATAGAATTAAAAGCAGAGATCAATAGGCACACTATGCCAACTGAAGATGTTGACTTTTTCCAAACTGGAGAACTTTGGAGAAGGGTTTTAAGTGATGAAGATAAAGACCATCTTGTATATAACATTGTTGTTCATTTAGGAAATGCTCAAGAAAGAATCCGATACAGACAGTGTGCTCTTTTTTACAAAGCAGACCCAGAATATGGAACTCGTGTAGCTGAAGGAGTAGGTCTTGATATAAATAAAGTTAAAGAACTTTCTGAAATGACTCAAGAAGAAAGAGTTGAAGCTACAAAAGAATAAATACCATTTCAAAAGAAAATAAAAAGTAAAAATATTGAAATTAAATCATTAATAATTGTGCAACTATGGAACCTAAAAAAACAGTTTTCTTTAGTTTAGGAGTGGTATTAGTAGGTTTAGGTGCAGTAGGAGTTGCTTTACCAATCTTACCTACTACCCCATTTATTCTAGCTGCATTTTTCTGTTTTGGAAAAAGTTCAAAGAGAGCAGAAAAATGGATTGAAAACAATAAATACTTTGGAAGCTATATAAATAACTATAAAGAAAAAAAAGGTGTTCCAGTAGATGTTAAAAGAAACAGTTTAATATTTCTATGGTTGACACTAAGTATTTCAGCTATTCTAGTAAATAGTTTGATTGTTAGATTAATTTTGCTTATTGTTGGAATATGTGTTAGTACCCATATTTTACTTTTAAAAACAAAAAAAGATACTATTGAATAATATTAATTAAAAAATTAATTAAAAAACCAAATTATAAAATTATTAATACTATTTTTTTATTTATTATTTATATTTAATTTTAAAATTTCTCTAATTTTTTAAGTTTTATTTTAATTTTTTCTAATTATAATTATTAAATTTCTCTAATTTTATTAATATTTATATAATAATCTCTATATTAAATTTAAAACAATTAAAAAATCTTAATAATGATTTTATAATTTATATATTAATTAATATGTGTAAAACGTGCATCATAGTATTTTTTATAAAAACTATTAAATATTTTAAAAAACATAAAAACTATTAGAAAAATAATAATTAATTATATGTTTGAAAATATTTAAAAATTATTCAAAAACAATTTAAAAAAAAAAAAAAAAAAAAATGAAAAGGAGTAAAATCATGATGGACAAAAATAAATTTTGGGAACTAATTCAAACCTCATATAAAGAAGCTAATTGGGAAACAGACAAACAAATGCAATTATTAATTGATAAATTATCAGAATATAGTCAAGAAGAAATATTGAAATTTGGAAAGATATATGAAATTTATGCAAAAGAATCAGAAAAAAGTAAATTATGGGCAGCAGCTCATGTTTTAAATGATGGATGTTCTGAAGAATGCTTTGAATCTTTTCGAGGTTGGCTAATTTCAAGAGGGAAAGAGCCATATTTTAATGCCTTAATTAACCCCGATTCCATTATTGATCTGGATATGCCTTATCAAGATGATTATTATGAAAATAATGATATGATATCAGTTGCAGAACTTGCCTTTAATAAAAAAATAGGAAATGAAGAAGATTTAGACACTTACTATCAACGAATGAGACAATTTGAACTAGATCCAAAAGAAATATTTGATATAGTTGATGAAATCTCTTTTGGTGAAAATATTAATGCAGAATGGGATAAAAAAGACAAAGAAAGCGTAAGAACTCTTGTTCCTAAATTATGTCAGCAATATTGGTAATTAAACTAATAAACAATATAGTGAACAGCTGATAAAAACAAGAAAGTAAGAAATTAATAGAATTCAATAAAACTAATAAAAGCTAAAATAATAAATGAAACTCAAAATAGCTAATAAAAGTTAAAATAGCTATAAAACTCAATAGCTAATAAAAGTTAAGATAGAAATAATTCAATATAAAATGTCTAATATTAACTATAAACTTAGAAAATTTAATAAAAGGGATATCAATAGTATATCTAAATATGCTAACAATGAAAATATTGCAAAATGGCTTACTGATGAATTTCCAAATCCTTACTCTAAAAAAGATGCAGAGAACTTTATAAATATTGCTTCAAAAGAAAAATTTATGAAAGTATTTGCTATTGAAGTAGATAATGAAGCTGTAGGCTCAATAGCTTTAAATTTCAGTCAGATAAATGATAAAAATAATTACAATAATTATGAAAACATAGAAACAGCTGAATTAGGGTATTGGTTGGCTGAAAAACACTGGAACAAAGGAATAATCACATTAGCTATCAAAGATATAGTAGAATATGGCTTTAATGACTATGAAATTAATTGTATATATGCAACTCCCTTTAAAGATAATATTGCTTCTCAAAAAGTTTTGAAAAAAGCAGGTTTTAAAACTGATTCAAAATTAAAAACAATTAATAAGAAAAGCAAAAATTATGAAGTAGTAATATACACAATGCAAAATAAATGACATAATTTATAATTCAAATATAAAGTTAGATTTTAGATGAAATATAAAAGTTAAAGTGACTATTTAATAATTTAATAATATTCTAAAATATTATTCAAAATAATAAATTAAGAAGTTATGATATTATTAAGAAGTTATGATATTAATAATATCTCCATCACACAATTCATAATCACTAGCTACTCTCATATTTTTTCTTGCATTAACAGCATGCATAAATTTATCCCCAATATCTGTATGAACAATATATGCAAGTTCCCTAGGATTTGAGCCAATTTTAATAAGTATAGGATCTGGAAGAACATTGCCTTTATTATCTGTGAATTTATGTTCATCTTCAACGGGATAAACAACAATCATATCAAGTAATTCGAATACAGCAGTATTAAGAGCTTTTTGAACACCAGTACTTCCATATTTATCTAAAACATTTTCTTTAATATAATTTAAAGCATTCAGTTGATTTTTATTCAAATTATCCTTATCAATAATTTCAAAATGTGAATCTCCCGAATTATAATTAATTAATCCTGCTTTACTAGCATTAACAAGAGCTAATTCACTATCAGCTGATGCAGGAATAACATCAGGATATTTTTCTTTGATTTTTTCTATATTTTCTTCAGCTGTTAGAAGATCAGCTTTATTAGCTACGATTAACATTGGTTTAGCTATTTTTCTAAGATTTGTTACAAGTTGGATTAAATCTTCTTTTTCCCATTTTTGATAATCAGGATTAATCGTTCTTTTTGCCTCAATAACATCTTCAAGGCTTACACCAGTACCAGACATTTGTTCATATATAACCTTAGCTACATCTAATTTTTCTGCATCTATTTTCCGAATAAGTCTGCTCCAGTTTTTATTTAATATTCCATACATCCACATATCTATTTCATATTCAAGAAACTCAATATCTTCAAGAGGATCATGAGTTCCAGGATCAACTGGGCGACCTTCTTCATCAGTGGATCCAGAAGCATCAATAATATGAATAAAAGCTTTAGCTTGTCTTAAATCATCTAAAAATTTATTTCCTAAACCTCTTCCTTCATGAGCACCAGGAACTAGACCTGCAACATCGATTAATTCTACATGAATATATCTGTTCCCATCAATACATTCTGAATTTCTTGGATTACAATTTAAATCTAAATCCACACAAGGACAAGGTTTTAAAACATTTCCTATGGCTTTGTTTGCATCAATAGTTGTAAATGGATAATCTGCCATTTCTACCTTTGATGTTGTAGCTGAATTAAAAAATGATGATTTACCCACATTTGGTTTTCCTGTAACTGCAATTTGAAGCATTTTTTAACTTCCTTATAAATTTTATTTAAGATAAGCAATTATTTAAGACATTTGAATAAGTAATTAAGATATTTGAATAATATATTATTTTCTAAAATAATATTTTTATATTATTTTCTAATTATACTATATTTCTAATAAGTCTATTAAACTACCTTATTAAATATTACTTTAAAAAATAATTAAATTAAATAAAATAAGATTAATATAAAAATATAAAAAATAATTTTTTATGAAAAATTAAAAATATATCTCTTAAACTGATTATTTTTGAAATTATTCTTGAAGAATAAGAAGACTTTTCATTACTTTTAGAAAAAAGAAAACTAATAATACATTAGAAAATGATAATAAAAGTAAAGTTATATTAATAATTTTTATAAAAAAGAAAATATTAGGTTTTATAAATAATAAAAATAAAGAATTATTATAAAAAAGAAAAACTTCATTTTTAGCTTTATAAAAATAAAAAATTTTTATAAAAAATAAAAACTTTGTTTTATACTTATAAAATCAGAGATTTTATAATAATAAGGTTTAAGATTTTCTATCAGCTTCTTTAGCCTCATATTCTGCTTTATCTTTAGCTTTTTTACCTTCATATTCAGTTTTATTTTTTGCTTCTTCTGTTTTATCTTTAACAGTATCTGTAGCATCATCAACTTTATCTTTTGCATCTTTAGCAACATCTTCAGCTACATCTTTAGCATCTGATGCAACATCTTTAATCTTCTCATTAGTTTCATTAACCTTTTTTTTCAATTTATCTTTTAAATCATCACTCATATTTTCATCTCCATTAATAAATTTTTTTTCATAATCCCCTATGTAAATCGATATTCAGTCTGCAACATTTACATATGCATCATATGCTGCATATATATTGAAAATCAATGCTAGTAACCAAATAAAGGAAAATATTGTGGCACCAATCCCATAAAAAATCAAAGCAATGATTAAGAAAACAACAGTTTTCATAATTCCCTGTCCACCATACAATTGTCCTAAACCTGGTAAAATCAAAGACAATATTGCTGCAAGTATCCCATTAGCCATAAAAAATCACCTCATTTTTCATTGAAAATTTATTATTTTCAATAATTATTTCGAAATTAGAAAATTATCTAATCTTTTGCTTTCTATTGATTTTTCATAAACTCCATGTTTTTATAACTTCCCTATATAAAAACTATTTCTATTTAAAAATAGAAATTATTTATCCATATCTACTATAATATTCAATAGTACTACATCTTTTATATTTTTTATCTGATCAAATGTAATTGTTTCTTTCGCACGTGAAAATATTCCTTTATCTAGTTTAATAACTATTTTATTGATTGTTCCAGTTTCTTCATTAAATTCAACAGTGTCAACTTTCCCAATACTTTGCCCCTCTTTATCAATTACTTCCATATCAAGAAAATCATTCATATCCATGAAAAAATCCCCCCATTTAATAATTTTTTTGTTGAATTTACATTTCAAGTATATTCAACTGTATAACATGTCTTTCGACATTGTTATTATGAATTTTCTCATTTTCATAAGAAAATAAGTTCATACACGATTCAATTTCTGAATATTCATTTTTTTGTCAAATAATAATCATTTTTCAAAAATTCCTTTACATGAAAATAACAAGTACGATTTACATAAAATCTTCGACTATTATATTATGTTTTTAATAATATTTAATAATTAATAAAAATAGAATGTTCATTACATAATTTAGAAAGAAATTATGATTCAGTGTTTATAATTTAATATAAAATTGTTTTTATATTGATACTCCTTTTTCAAGCATCCAATTAAGATTAGTAGCTACATTATCATAATATTATTTTATTAATCCATAAAATGTTATACATTGCATATAGGTAATCAGTTGCCTTTTTCCATGATTAATTTTATATAATAAAAAACTTTAAAAAGTTAATTGTATAAGAAATTAATCCTCAAGAATATTATTTAAAAGTTAAAAATTTATATATTATTAACTTATTCTATTACTCCCCGAAGTTTTAGAAAAAGTTCAATAATATAAGTTTAATATGGTTTTATAATTTTTTTGAGAAGTGAGCTATCTATTATTTTTTTGAGGATTATAATTATACAAATTATTTTTTAGATATTTTTAGATGTTTTTAGATATTTTTATATATTTTTATATTTATATATTTTAGATATTCTAGACGTTTTTATTTTTAAATTATTTTTCATGAGAACTTTATTAATTTTTAACTTTTTAATAATAATGTACTATTTATTAATTTACTAAATATTTCAAGTACTTAATAAATATTTTAATATAGCTATTATTTGAGGGATTAATTAAAAAATTATTTAAATTTAAAAATTAAAACTAAATTGTATGACTAATCTATCTAATAAAATATTAGCTAATCTAAAATTTTTTATAAAGATCTTGATTGTTTGGATTGGAGAAATAATAGTATTTTATTTATTAGCTGATATTGGTATTGGTTTAACAATAGATAGTTTAATTACAGCAATACTTGTTATAATCATTTTAGAAACCATAAATTCTATTTTCTGGCCAGCATTAACAAAAATATTCCTCCCTTTTTTAGTTTATACCATTGGAATCGGTTCTTTACTTTTAAATGGTGGAATAATATGGGTGATGAGTTTATTTATACCGACATTACGTATTGAAGGTTATGCTCTGATTATTGTTCCACTTGGAATAGCAGTAGTACATACCATATTAACAACACTACTAACACTGGGAAATGAAGAAGAATATTATAATTTCATTATTAAAAGGAAGAAAATAAGATATAATGATAATTATTTTAAAAATGGAGAAGTCGATTATATCAAAAATTATGATAACAATGAAGATAGTTATAATAATGAAGATAATGAAGATAATAAAAAAAATAATAAAAATAATAAAAATAATAAAAATAATGAAAATAATGAAAATAATGAATATAATGAATATAATAATGATAAAACCTATAAAAGTAAAGATAATAGGGAATATAGCAATGAAAGTAGAAATAATATAGTTAAAAACATTAATAAAGATAATTCTATTAAATCATTCCCAGGAATAGTAATAATAGAAATAGATGGGCTTGCTAAAGAAATATTAGAAGAAGCTATCCAAAAAGGGCAAATGCCTACATTAGCTAAATGGCTAAAAGAAAAAACACACGAAATAAAAGAATGGGAAACAGATCTTTCTAGCCAAACAGGTTCAAGTCAGGCAGGAATTTTACATGGTAATAACAAGGACATAGTTGCATTCAGGTGGGTTGAAAAAGAAAATAATAATAAAATAATGGTTTCAACTGGGCTTTTAGATGCTCCGAAAATTGAAAAAAGAATCTCAAATGGAAAAGGACTTCTTCATAAAAATGGATCAAGCCGTTCAAATCTATTTTCAGGAGATACTGAAAATGTATTATTTACTTATAGTAAAATGCATGATATAAGAAAATTTTATAATAAAACATGGTACTTTGTTTATTCAAATCCATCTAATTTTGGGCGTATTTTGTTATTATGTGGAGCAGATATTGTAAAAGAAATCATATCACAAATAAACCATAAAGTTAAAAATATTCAACCTAGAATTAGAAAAAACTTTATTTATTTATTTGTAAGAGCTTGTGCTAATGTATATATAAGAGAAATAAATACACAGACAATCATTGGAGATATGATAAAAGGAGAAGCAGATACAATATACTCAACTTACCTAGGATATGATGAAATAGCACATCACTCTGGAATCAGAGATAGAGACTCTTTTAATGCATTAAAAGGGATTGATAGACAAATTAAAAGAATATATGGTGCAAATAATTATTCAAAAAGACAATATAATATTGTTGTTCAATCTGATCATGGGCAAAGTAATGGATCAACATTCAAACAAAGATATGATTTAAGCTTAAAGGATTTAGTACATAATTTACTTCCTGAAGATATGAAGATTTATGATGAATTATCCTCCAATGAAGATCATTTTTCTCAAGTTATCACCTTGCCAATTAAAGATGTTAAAAATCTTGTTAAAAATAAAACATATACTGCTAAAAATAAATATGATGAAATATCAACAAAGATTAAATCAAAAGGAGATAATGTTCTAGAATATATTAGTAATTATAAAATTTCAAAAACCAAAACAGCAAAAAAATCTAAAATCGGTCAAAAAGATGCTGAAGTGATTGTTCTTGCATCTGGAAACTTAGGATTAATTTATTTAACTCAATGGGCGACTAGACTTAATTATGAAACTATAAAAGAATTGTTTCCTGAATTAATTCCTGGGCTTGTTCAGCATGAAGGAATTGGTTTTATATTAGTAAATTCAAGTGAACATGGAGCATTAGCTATTGGAGAAAAAGGAGTTTATTATCTAGATGAAAATAAAATTGAAGGAAAGAATCCTCTAGAAGCTTTTGGACCAAATGCTAGAAAACATCTGCTTAGAACAAACAAGTTCGAATATGTTCCAGATATTTTAGTAAACAGTATGTATGATAAACATAATGATGAAGTTGCAGCCTTTGAAGAATTAGTTGGTAGTCATGGAGGCCTTGGAGGAACTCAAAACAAACCATTTATTATGTATCCGTCTGATTGGAAAATAAACGATGAAAAAATTGTTGGTGCTGAAAATATCCACA includes:
- a CDS encoding catalase; its protein translation is MSNKKKYTTNKGIPVPNDQASITTGKGASYTMLEDAHLTEKLAHFGRERIPERVVHAKGTGAYGYFEVTNDLSKYTRAKFLSEIGKKTEVFIRFSTVGGEKGSADAKRDPRGTAMKFYTEEGNYDLVGNNTPIFFIRDSIKFPDFIHTQKRNPQNNLPDADMFWDFMSLTPESIHQATFLFTDRGTPLNFRHMDCFGSHSFMWYNEKNEYVWVKYHFKTAQGIKNFTNDEAVKMCGENPDHAVEDLFEAIENENYPEWNVYVQIMKPEEAEEYKFDPFDVTKVWFHGDYPLIPLGKLVLNKNPENFFAEVEQVAFAPSNFVPGIGPSPDRLLQGRLFSYEDTQRHRLGPNHHQIPVNRPKNADVNSYQRDGPMTVDENGGKGPNYYPNSFGGAEPDETVTPPTIELKAEINRHTMPTEDVDFFQTGELWRRVLSDEDKDHLVYNIVVHLGNAQERIRYRQCALFYKADPEYGTRVAEGVGLDINKVKELSEMTQEERVEATKE
- a CDS encoding YbaN family protein, which codes for MEPKKTVFFSLGVVLVGLGAVGVALPILPTTPFILAAFFCFGKSSKRAEKWIENNKYFGSYINNYKEKKGVPVDVKRNSLIFLWLTLSISAILVNSLIVRLILLIVGICVSTHILLLKTKKDTIE
- a CDS encoding DUF4240 domain-containing protein — translated: MMDKNKFWELIQTSYKEANWETDKQMQLLIDKLSEYSQEEILKFGKIYEIYAKESEKSKLWAAAHVLNDGCSEECFESFRGWLISRGKEPYFNALINPDSIIDLDMPYQDDYYENNDMISVAELAFNKKIGNEEDLDTYYQRMRQFELDPKEIFDIVDEISFGENINAEWDKKDKESVRTLVPKLCQQYW
- a CDS encoding GNAT family N-acetyltransferase is translated as MSNINYKLRKFNKRDINSISKYANNENIAKWLTDEFPNPYSKKDAENFINIASKEKFMKVFAIEVDNEAVGSIALNFSQINDKNNYNNYENIETAELGYWLAEKHWNKGIITLAIKDIVEYGFNDYEINCIYATPFKDNIASQKVLKKAGFKTDSKLKTINKKSKNYEVVIYTMQNK
- a CDS encoding redox-regulated ATPase YchF, whose product is MLQIAVTGKPNVGKSSFFNSATTSKVEMADYPFTTIDANKAIGNVLKPCPCVDLDLNCNPRNSECIDGNRYIHVELIDVAGLVPGAHEGRGLGNKFLDDLRQAKAFIHIIDASGSTDEEGRPVDPGTHDPLEDIEFLEYEIDMWMYGILNKNWSRLIRKIDAEKLDVAKVIYEQMSGTGVSLEDVIEAKRTINPDYQKWEKEDLIQLVTNLRKIAKPMLIVANKADLLTAEENIEKIKEKYPDVIPASADSELALVNASKAGLINYNSGDSHFEIIDKDNLNKNQLNALNYIKENVLDKYGSTGVQKALNTAVFELLDMIVVYPVEDEHKFTDNKGNVLPDPILIKIGSNPRELAYIVHTDIGDKFMHAVNARKNMRVASDYELCDGDIINIITS
- a CDS encoding YtxH domain-containing protein — encoded protein: MSDDLKDKLKKKVNETNEKIKDVASDAKDVAEDVAKDAKDKVDDATDTVKDKTEEAKNKTEYEGKKAKDKAEYEAKEADRKS
- a CDS encoding PRC-barrel domain-containing protein, with the protein product MDMNDFLDMEVIDKEGQSIGKVDTVEFNEETGTINKIVIKLDKGIFSRAKETITFDQIKNIKDVVLLNIIVDMDK
- a CDS encoding phage holin family protein; amino-acid sequence: MIVWIGEIIVFYLLADIGIGLTIDSLITAILVIIILETINSIFWPALTKIFLPFLVYTIGIGSLLLNGGIIWVMSLFIPTLRIEGYALIIVPLGIAVVHTILTTLLTLGNEEEYYNFIIKRKKIRYNDNYFKNGEVDYIKNYDNNEDSYNNEDNEDNKKNNKNNKNNKNNENNENNEYNEYNNDKTYKSKDNREYSNESRNNIVKNINKDNSIKSFPGIVIIEIDGLAKEILEEAIQKGQMPTLAKWLKEKTHEIKEWETDLSSQTGSSQAGILHGNNKDIVAFRWVEKENNNKIMVSTGLLDAPKIEKRISNGKGLLHKNGSSRSNLFSGDTENVLFTYSKMHDIRKFYNKTWYFVYSNPSNFGRILLLCGADIVKEIISQINHKVKNIQPRIRKNFIYLFVRACANVYIREINTQTIIGDMIKGEADTIYSTYLGYDEIAHHSGIRDRDSFNALKGIDRQIKRIYGANNYSKRQYNIVVQSDHGQSNGSTFKQRYDLSLKDLVHNLLPEDMKIYDELSSNEDHFSQVITLPIKDVKNLVKNKTYTAKNKYDEISTKIKSKGDNVLEYISNYKISKTKTAKKSKIGQKDAEVIVLASGNLGLIYLTQWATRLNYETIKELFPELIPGLVQHEGIGFILVNSSEHGALAIGEKGVYYLDENKIEGKNPLEAFGPNARKHLLRTNKFEYVPDILVNSMYDKHNDEVAAFEELVGSHGGLGGTQNKPFIMYPSDWKINDEKIVGAENIHRILKENLNKQ